One stretch of Zingiber officinale cultivar Zhangliang chromosome 6B, Zo_v1.1, whole genome shotgun sequence DNA includes these proteins:
- the LOC121989644 gene encoding probable xyloglucan glycosyltransferase 9: MAPPFGWWDTEGQKGTPVIVKMENPNWSISEISSLDDEDDDYQFPAASPGKKGARGKNAKQITWVLLLKAHRAAGCLTQLVSGAVGLAAAVRRRIASGHTDSDAVASPQEESPVLRSRFYSFIKAFLWLSLALLVFEVVAYFNGWHLTAAEMPRLVLPSSFDFQGLLMSLYAGWLSFRVDYIVPPLQFLADACVILFLIQSADRLILCLGCFWIRFKGIKPVPKSATGDSKDLESGSDDYCPMVLIQIPMCNEKEVYQQSIAAVCNLDWPRSNMLIQVLDDSSDPATQVLIREEVEKWKQDGAPILYRHRVLRDGYKAGNLKSAMNCSYVKDYEFVTIFDADFQPSPDFLKRTVPHFKDNEELGLVQARWSFVNKDENLLTRLQNINLCFHFEVEQQVNGEFLNFFGFNGTAGVWRIKALEDAGGWLERTTVEDMDIAVRAHLNGWKFIYLNDVECQCELPESYEAYRKQQHRWHSGPMQLFRLCLPDVIKSEIGFWKKSNLIFLFFLLRKLILPFYSFTLFCIILPLTMFVPEAELPSWVVCYIPATMSLLNILPAPKSFPFIVPYLLFENTMSVTKFNAMISGLFQLGSAYEWVVTKKSGRSSEGDLTSLTKDEPKQQRGSSMPNLESIAKEDLKPKKESKRRHNRIYRKELALAFLLLTAAARSLLSAQGIHFYFLMFQGIAFLLVGLDLIGEQID, translated from the exons ATGGCTCCGCCGTTCGGTTGGTGGGATACCGAGGGCCAAAAGGGGACGCCGGTGATCGTCAAGATGGAAAACCCCAACTGGTCCATCTCTGAGATATCCTCCCTTGACGACGAAGACGACGACTACCAGTTCCCCGCTGCGTCCCCGGGGAAGAAAGGCGCGCGGGGGAAGAACGCAAAGCAGATCACCTGGGTGCTCCTTCTCAAGGCCCACCGCGCCGCGGGGTGCCTCACCCAGCTGGTATCTGGCGCCGTCGGGCTCGCGGCCGCCGTGCGCCGCCGGATCGCCTCCGGGCATACGGACTCTGACGCCGTCGCCTCCCCACAGGAGGAAAGCCCCGTGCTGCGCTCGCGGTTTTACTCCTTCATAAAGGCCTTCCTTTGGCTCTCCCTTGCCTTGCTCGTCTTCGAGGTCGTGGCGTACTTCAACGGCTGGCACTTGACCGCCGCCGAGATGCCGCGCCTGGTTCTCCCCTCATCCTTTGATTTCCAAGGACTCTTAATGTCGCTCTACGCCGGTTGGTTAAGCTTCCGGGTGGACTATATCGTGCCGCCGCTTCAGTTCCTCGCCGACGCCTGCGTCATTCTCTTCCTCATACAGAGTGCCGACCGCCTAATCCTCTGCCTCGGCTGCTTCTGGATCCGCTTCAAAGGGATAAAGCCAGTGCCCAAGAGCGCCACCGGCGACTCCAAGGATCTCGAGTCCGGCAGTGACGACTACTGCCCCATGGTTCTGATCCAGATACCAATGTGCAACGAGAAAGAG GTGTACCAGCAATCGATCGCTGCTGTGTGCAATTTGGACTGGCCAAGATCCAATATGCTGATTCAGGTGTTGGACGACTCCAGCGACCCCGCGACGCAGGTTTTGATCAGGGAGGAAGTGGAGAAGTGGAAGCAGGATGGTGCCCCGATCTTGTACCGCCACCGTGTGCTTCGCGATGGCTACAAAGCCGGCAATCTCAAGTCAGCGATGAATTGTAGCTACGTCAAGGATTATGAGTTCGTCACCATCTTCGATGCTGACTTCCAGCCGTCGCCGGACTTCTTGAAGCGCACCGTGCCTCATTTCAAG GACAACGAGGAGTTGGGATTGGTGCAGGCAAGATGGTCCTTCGTCAACAAAGATGAGAACTTGCTGACCAGGCTTCAGAACATTAACCTCTGCTTCCACTTTGAGGTGGAGCAGCAGGTGAACGGGGAGTTCCTCAACTTCTTTGGGTTCAACGGAACCGCCGGAGTTTGGAGGATCAAGGCACTGGAAGACGCAGGAGGGTGGCTGGAGAGGACGACAGTCGAGGACATGGACATTGCTGTCCGAGCTCACCTCAACGGATGGAAGTTCATATACCTCAACGACGTCGAG TGCCAATGTGAGTTGCCGGAGTCCTACGAGGCTTACAGGAAGCAGCAGCACCGGTGGCACTCCGGCCCTATGCAGCTATTCAGGCTTTGCTTGCCGGACGTTATCAAATCCGAG ATTGGGTTCTGGAAGAAATCAAACTTGATATTTCTGTTCTTCCTGCTCCGGAAACTGATATTGCCATTCTATTCCTTCACGTTGTTCTGTATCATTCTCCCATTAACCATGTTCGTCCCGGAGGCAGAGCTCCCGTCATGGGTCGTCTGTTACATTCCGGCGACCATGTCCTTACTCAACATTCTCCCCGCCCCCAAATCCTTCCCTTTCATCGTCCCTTACCTTCTCTTCGAGAACACGATGTCCGTGACCAAGTTCAACGCGATGATCTCGGGTCTCTTCCAGCTCGGCAGCGCCTACGAGTGGGTGGTCACCAAGAAGTCCGGCCGCTCGTCGGAGGGTGATCTTACTTCTCTCACGAAGGATGAACCCAAGCAGCAACGAGGCTCCTCCATGCCCAACCTTGAATCCATTGCGAAGGAAGATCTCAAGCCCAAAAAGGAGTCGAAGCGCAGGCATAACAGGATCTACAGGAAGGAGTTAGCCCTCGCATTCCTTCTCTTAACTGCCGCCGCTCGCAGCTTGCTATCGGCCCAGGGCATCCACTTCTACTTTCTCATGTTCCAGGGGATCGCTTTTCTGCTCGTCGGTCTGGATTTGATAGGCGAACAGATCGACTGA